One part of the Parabacteroides distasonis ATCC 8503 genome encodes these proteins:
- a CDS encoding SusC/RagA family TonB-linked outer membrane protein, translating to MNKIVTLNALRGNSYSLFRKIPLMINMGVCAFCLVPAMVFAENTHEVTVLNAQQQTRKAVGVVTDKTGEAIIGANVIVKGTTNGTITDMDGRFELDVPNNATLQVSYIGFNTQEIVFTGQPSIEVQLVDDTQALDEVVVTALGIKREKKALGYSMSELKGESLTQTRDANVANALAGKVAGLQIKQNGTGVGGSSRIVIRGNNSITGNNQPLIVVDGVPIDNFSGGTDDYWGNGNVDKGSGISDISPDDIESMSVLKGPAAAALYGSRAGNGVVMITTKKGSQNKGWGVSINSNFTAENPMQTPKFQDVYGQGIDGAFDNNKATSWGAVMDGSPKDMAMGSHPYAARDNNLYKDFLRTGTTWTNSVDLSKSSEDITFRAGVTRLDNKGVVPNSGMDRTSINLRSTAKLSKWLSADVKVNYVSQHTNNRVKLAGDPDNIFLNYLSMPRSVGFSDYDAYKDNDWKRADGKPAGYLIDTGANANNPYWSAYRNTNKDKKDRFIGFAALDFTFTDWLSLKLRSGMDNYTIQYETIRATGNPYWENNGSMTANMEKFTEINSDFLLTAKGNWDRFGIVGTVGGNMMYRNSTWYKESSGEFVIPDFHAIANGKTHGGEYTRNRKQINSLYATASLSWDDYLYLDLTARNDWSSTLPKDNDSYFYPSVGVSWIFTQMLNKMGHNTGILSFGKIRASWAQVGNDTDAYMLRDYYNISYDIKGGIFNASNEDWMANPNLKNETINSWELGLELKAFENRVGVDVAYYKKNAKDQIIKIDVPSATGFKKKMINAGNIENKGVEIAVNATPVITENGFQWDTQLNWSKNNNKVVSLTEDTKEQILSDKSVTFLKIVAHEGGAYGDIYGYAYQRDDKGNVIIGEDGVPLRTSDMELLGNNQPKWMMGWSNTLSYRNFVLSFMFDMRYGGDVYMGSIRAGASSGNLEMTLDGRDGMVVPGVLVDGSPNTKSITSQAYWNGVSNNTEAYMYDATNIRLRELNLGYNFPRTMLAKTPFTAARLSFVARNLFMIYSKTKGFDPEAAYTSGNAQGIEYGSMPTMRSLGFNINLAF from the coding sequence ATGAATAAAATTGTAACCTTAAATGCTTTAAGGGGGAATAGTTATTCTCTTTTTCGAAAAATTCCGTTAATGATCAACATGGGGGTATGCGCATTCTGTTTGGTACCGGCCATGGTTTTCGCAGAGAACACGCATGAAGTCACAGTCTTAAACGCTCAACAACAGACACGAAAAGCAGTCGGTGTCGTTACGGACAAAACGGGCGAGGCTATTATCGGTGCTAACGTAATTGTCAAAGGAACTACCAACGGTACCATCACGGATATGGATGGCCGTTTCGAGTTGGATGTTCCTAACAATGCGACTTTACAAGTTTCCTATATCGGCTTTAATACGCAAGAGATCGTCTTTACCGGACAACCTTCTATCGAGGTTCAATTGGTCGATGATACGCAAGCCTTGGATGAAGTCGTGGTAACCGCTTTGGGTATCAAGCGTGAGAAAAAGGCTTTGGGATATTCTATGTCTGAATTGAAAGGTGAGTCCCTGACGCAAACCCGTGATGCTAACGTGGCCAACGCTTTGGCTGGTAAGGTAGCTGGTTTGCAGATCAAGCAAAATGGTACCGGTGTCGGTGGTTCCTCTCGTATCGTGATTCGTGGTAATAACTCTATTACTGGTAATAACCAGCCGTTGATTGTTGTGGACGGTGTACCTATCGATAACTTTAGCGGTGGTACGGATGACTATTGGGGTAACGGTAACGTGGATAAAGGTTCCGGTATCTCTGATATCTCCCCAGATGATATCGAGAGTATGTCCGTATTGAAAGGCCCGGCAGCCGCGGCGTTGTATGGTAGCCGTGCAGGTAACGGTGTCGTGATGATCACGACTAAGAAAGGTAGCCAGAATAAAGGTTGGGGCGTAAGTATCAATTCGAATTTCACGGCTGAGAACCCGATGCAAACTCCGAAGTTCCAAGATGTATACGGACAAGGTATCGACGGCGCTTTCGATAATAATAAAGCGACGAGTTGGGGTGCCGTTATGGATGGTTCTCCTAAGGATATGGCGATGGGATCTCATCCCTATGCGGCTAGAGATAATAATCTGTACAAGGACTTTTTGCGCACTGGTACCACTTGGACGAATAGCGTGGATTTGAGTAAGAGCTCCGAGGATATCACTTTCCGTGCCGGTGTGACACGCTTGGATAATAAGGGGGTTGTCCCGAATAGCGGAATGGATCGTACGTCTATTAATTTGCGTTCTACGGCTAAGCTGTCTAAATGGTTATCGGCTGACGTGAAGGTCAATTATGTAAGCCAGCATACGAACAACCGTGTGAAATTAGCGGGCGACCCGGATAATATCTTCCTTAACTATTTAAGTATGCCTCGAAGTGTGGGCTTCTCTGACTATGACGCCTATAAAGATAATGATTGGAAACGTGCGGACGGAAAGCCCGCTGGTTATCTGATCGACACAGGAGCCAACGCCAATAACCCGTATTGGTCCGCTTACCGCAATACGAACAAGGATAAGAAAGACCGTTTTATCGGATTCGCGGCCTTGGATTTCACGTTTACGGATTGGTTGAGCTTGAAGCTTCGCTCTGGTATGGATAATTACACCATCCAGTATGAGACGATTCGTGCGACAGGTAACCCGTATTGGGAGAACAACGGTAGCATGACTGCCAATATGGAGAAATTCACCGAGATCAACTCCGATTTCTTATTGACTGCTAAAGGCAACTGGGATCGATTCGGTATCGTAGGTACGGTAGGTGGTAATATGATGTACCGTAATTCTACATGGTACAAGGAATCATCCGGTGAGTTTGTGATTCCCGATTTCCATGCGATCGCCAACGGTAAGACACATGGTGGTGAGTATACTCGCAACCGTAAACAAATCAACTCGCTATATGCTACGGCATCATTGTCTTGGGACGACTATTTGTATTTGGACTTAACCGCTCGTAATGACTGGTCTTCAACACTTCCGAAAGACAATGACTCTTATTTCTACCCATCGGTAGGTGTTAGCTGGATTTTCACCCAAATGTTGAATAAGATGGGGCATAACACGGGTATTCTTTCTTTCGGTAAGATCCGTGCGTCTTGGGCTCAGGTAGGTAATGATACGGACGCTTATATGCTGCGTGACTATTATAATATCAGTTATGATATTAAAGGGGGTATTTTTAATGCCAGCAACGAGGATTGGATGGCAAATCCAAATTTAAAGAATGAGACGATCAACTCTTGGGAGTTAGGCCTTGAGTTGAAGGCGTTTGAGAATAGGGTTGGTGTCGACGTAGCTTACTATAAAAAGAATGCGAAGGATCAGATCATAAAAATTGATGTTCCCTCCGCAACTGGATTTAAAAAGAAAATGATTAACGCCGGTAATATTGAGAATAAGGGTGTCGAGATTGCAGTGAATGCTACCCCAGTGATTACGGAAAACGGGTTCCAATGGGATACTCAATTGAATTGGTCAAAAAATAATAATAAGGTCGTTTCATTGACGGAGGATACGAAAGAGCAGATTCTAAGTGATAAGTCGGTTACTTTCTTGAAGATTGTGGCTCATGAAGGAGGTGCTTACGGTGATATCTATGGCTATGCTTATCAACGTGATGACAAAGGTAATGTTATCATCGGTGAGGATGGTGTGCCTTTGCGTACGAGTGACATGGAACTATTGGGTAATAACCAACCGAAATGGATGATGGGTTGGAGTAATACCTTGTCTTATAGGAATTTCGTGTTGAGCTTCATGTTCGATATGCGTTATGGCGGTGATGTGTATATGGGATCTATCCGTGCGGGTGCTTCATCTGGTAACTTAGAGATGACGTTGGATGGTCGTGACGGTATGGTAGTTCCGGGTGTATTGGTGGACGGTTCCCCGAATACAAAGAGTATAACTTCTCAGGCTTATTGGAATGGTGTTTCAAATAATACAGAAGCTTATATGTATGACGCTACAAATATTCGTTTACGTGAATTGAATCTAGGCTATAATTTCCCGAGAACCATGTTGGCTAAGACTCCATTTACCGCCGCACGTTTGAGTTTCGTGGCTCGTAACTTATTCATGATCTATAGTAAGACAAAGGGCTTTGACCCGGAAGCTGCTTATACATCCGGTAACGCCCAAGGTATTGAGTACGGTTCTATGCCGACAATGAGAAGCTTAGGTTTTAATATTAATCTGGCTTTTTAA
- a CDS encoding SusD/RagB family nutrient-binding outer membrane lipoprotein — translation MKSIKILTACSLMMLSATSCDLTGINENPDKPTDDVNYNMNEPRLASTLRGGLIIEGNVEQRLKPLQIDFYSQMTVDGGGWGTKNYIQDDEWNNLVWEEYLKQIASINIVIRSLTEKDKDAYANTIAFARIWRVYVHTLAADKFGPMPFPAYEIVEANPPYKSLKDIYDEYFRELDAAINGFNDSAQPIFSDAGIDLIYKNDVSKWKRFANSLRLRLAVRLTEVDQEKCIAEANAAISSPAGLISDKADNAYMPPKADGSWGQDYNYTMFQITWSGPICMSKSVEKLVTNIGGVAWPQGVVNQTSGVAVSSVHPEKVDPRAPKIFQPGIENGDWKGLVYGPKAEEANTGIYQSKQCAELGFIIKDGYPYKSRPYDLFLSEEVHFLKAELYARGFIAGDAKSEYEAGVRASFATWGVTSEVDDYLTSTEKNEAGTSARYDDQQGAGNTALEKIITQKYIAGIPDLAQEGWNDKRRLNLPRLDVAVYRDQAVYNNNDKDILKSANFIKRMRYPTKESLINATEYEKGKSMLGGKGDIVSTPLWWDKNSNYCTSSK, via the coding sequence ATGAAGAGTATAAAGATATTAACAGCTTGTTCGTTAATGATGCTAAGTGCAACTAGTTGCGACTTGACGGGTATAAATGAGAATCCGGATAAACCAACAGACGACGTGAACTATAATATGAACGAACCCCGTCTAGCCTCTACATTGCGTGGTGGCTTGATCATCGAAGGTAACGTGGAACAACGTTTGAAACCATTACAGATTGATTTTTATTCCCAGATGACTGTCGATGGTGGTGGATGGGGTACCAAGAACTATATTCAAGACGATGAATGGAATAATCTCGTTTGGGAAGAATATTTGAAACAGATCGCCTCTATTAATATAGTGATCCGTAGTCTGACGGAAAAGGATAAGGATGCTTATGCGAATACGATTGCTTTCGCCCGGATATGGCGTGTATATGTGCATACGCTGGCTGCCGATAAATTTGGCCCGATGCCTTTCCCTGCTTATGAGATTGTAGAGGCGAATCCTCCTTATAAATCGTTGAAGGATATCTATGACGAGTACTTCAGGGAACTTGATGCTGCCATAAATGGCTTTAACGATAGTGCGCAACCTATTTTTTCTGATGCGGGTATCGACTTGATTTATAAGAATGATGTATCGAAGTGGAAACGTTTTGCCAATTCCTTGCGTCTGCGTTTGGCTGTTCGTTTGACAGAAGTGGATCAGGAGAAATGTATAGCTGAGGCAAATGCCGCTATTTCATCACCAGCAGGGTTGATCTCGGATAAGGCTGATAACGCTTATATGCCACCGAAGGCTGATGGCTCTTGGGGACAGGATTACAATTATACGATGTTCCAGATTACATGGAGTGGTCCGATTTGTATGTCAAAATCGGTTGAGAAACTGGTGACTAATATCGGTGGTGTCGCTTGGCCTCAAGGTGTAGTGAACCAGACGTCCGGTGTTGCGGTTTCTAGCGTACATCCGGAAAAGGTAGATCCTCGTGCCCCGAAGATTTTCCAGCCGGGTATTGAGAATGGAGATTGGAAAGGTTTGGTATATGGACCTAAGGCAGAGGAAGCCAATACCGGAATTTATCAATCGAAACAATGTGCTGAGCTTGGCTTTATTATTAAGGATGGCTATCCCTATAAATCTCGTCCGTATGATTTGTTCCTTTCTGAAGAGGTTCATTTTTTGAAGGCTGAATTATATGCTCGTGGTTTTATCGCTGGTGATGCTAAATCGGAATATGAGGCAGGTGTTCGTGCGTCTTTCGCTACTTGGGGGGTTACTTCTGAGGTGGACGACTACCTGACTTCTACAGAGAAAAATGAGGCTGGTACAAGTGCTAGATATGATGATCAACAAGGTGCGGGAAATACAGCTTTGGAAAAGATCATTACTCAGAAATATATCGCTGGGATACCTGATTTGGCGCAAGAAGGTTGGAATGATAAACGTCGTTTAAATTTACCCCGTTTGGATGTTGCTGTCTATCGAGATCAAGCTGTTTACAATAATAATGATAAGGATATCTTGAAGTCAGCTAATTTTATTAAACGAATGAGGTATCCAACAAAGGAAAGTTTGATTAATGCCACTGAGTACGAGAAAGGCAAATCCATGTTAGGTGGTAAAGGCGATATTGTATCTACTCCGTTGTGGTGGGATAAGAATTCCAACTATTGCACATCTTCAAAATAA
- a CDS encoding metallophosphoesterase — translation MSRLLVYLVTVIFCVTKTFAQSEPFYFIQLSDPQFGMLEKNKSFSQETKIMEKVVAVINNLNPAFVVITGDMVNDGEDQNQINEFKRICTLIKKNIPVYVLPGNHDLNQQSTDESISCYMDEYGYDCFCFHLNNSCFIGLNTPIIFANREEKEKKQLVWLEKNLENSQKCNHRILFGHYPFFVKEPNETNRYENIPIKKRKIYLDLMDKYRVSNMFAGHLHYNAMSSYGNFNITITNSICTPLGEDRIGIRIVKVYPDKIVHDYYDLDQIPSNITL, via the coding sequence ATGAGTAGATTATTGGTGTATCTAGTTACTGTGATTTTTTGTGTTACAAAAACTTTTGCTCAGTCTGAACCTTTTTATTTTATTCAATTATCAGATCCTCAGTTTGGAATGTTAGAAAAGAATAAAAGTTTCTCTCAAGAGACAAAAATCATGGAAAAGGTTGTTGCTGTTATTAATAATTTGAATCCGGCATTTGTGGTTATAACGGGTGATATGGTAAATGATGGTGAAGATCAAAATCAAATTAACGAATTTAAACGAATTTGTACTTTGATAAAAAAAAACATCCCTGTTTATGTGTTACCAGGTAATCATGATTTAAATCAACAGAGTACAGATGAGTCTATTTCTTGTTATATGGATGAATATGGATATGATTGTTTTTGCTTTCATTTAAATAATAGTTGTTTTATTGGATTAAATACTCCTATTATTTTTGCAAATAGAGAAGAAAAAGAAAAAAAACAACTGGTCTGGTTGGAGAAAAATCTAGAGAACTCTCAGAAATGTAATCATCGTATCCTTTTTGGACATTATCCTTTCTTTGTGAAAGAGCCTAATGAGACAAATAGATATGAGAATATTCCCATAAAAAAACGGAAAATATACTTAGATCTTATGGATAAATATCGAGTAAGTAATATGTTTGCTGGACATTTACATTATAATGCGATGAGTTCTTATGGAAATTTCAATATTACAATAACAAATTCTATTTGTACTCCTTTGGGGGAAGATCGAATTGGTATTCGAATTGTTAAGGTATATCCGGATAAGATAGTTCATGACTATTATGATTTAGATCAAATACCTTCTAATATCACTTTGTAA
- a CDS encoding SusC/RagA family TonB-linked outer membrane protein, with the protein MRLCISVFSLLLLCLFPLDAQQEYAESYIHISASVSLAEALDEIESQTNYSFIYDARVINLSEKLRSPLSGRTVFEILNLLFKDRTIVYTVMNDQIILSKKETIIQIQQKLDGKIKGIVTDHEGEPIACVNVVEKGTKNGTITDVDGRFVLELPKETTLVFSYIGYRSREIEYEGQLFLNVQLEDDTRILDEVVVTALGIEKKGSSLPYVTQLISGEELVRTKDFNFMSTLSGKMAGLQINRTSAGLASSSRVIIRGSRSVSGNNQPLYVMDGVPILCVSSEQTSTAIGGAADAGNRDAGDNISNLNPDDIESLSVLKGASASALYGGQAANGVILIKTKKGKAGVRNIHFSSSLTVDQAISLPKFQNEFGRLEGAETCWGDRASLPVYDPVGDFFRTGITAINSLIFTAGNSHVQNYFSYANTTARGIVPKNNLSKHNFNLRESSSFFDDRLILEGQANLILQTIKGKPTVGGFYMNPLQGLYTFPRGMDMAPYKENFEVYNEKRNMNVQNWYTTITDFEQNPYWLVNRTENEDKRARVLALASASFKVTDWLTLQGRGNIDYVNDKYQQEIYASTSPGIAGENGRYIYYTCQTTLLYGDLMAKLNKSWDDFSLNAAIGTSITDTRTSALRLDSKTASLYYPNVFTIANINMSSSAYIEELDDARRQMQSFFAMAQLGYKESLYLDVTARNDWSSTLAFTERKSRGFFYPSVGLSWIIPKSFSMPSLISFGKVRASWSKVGNDIPLFVSNTVGHIAAGGIPQPNDTAPFGTLKPEMSSSFEIGTEWKFFDYRMDVDLTFYKTNTKEQLFSLPSSAGAAYKYYFVNAGNIQNMGVELTLGAVPILTNQFKWNTTLNFSRNKNEVKKLHDDLASFIQGNEGFSSSYAMRLVEGGSFGDIYGKAFERDKYGAIVYGRDGLPQEIGSGNTVKVGNCNPAFLLGWGNSFTYKDFSYYFLIDGHFGGEVLAQTQAVLDQIGVSKVSGEARTMGYVDLEGHHIYNIKGFYEQVGGRNGVTEYYMYNATNIRLRELSLGYTLPKRLLGRKQFVKKAELSFVARNLFFIYKKAPFDPDAILSVSNSNQGIDIFGIPTTRSVGFNVKLSF; encoded by the coding sequence ATGAGATTGTGTATTAGTGTATTCTCTCTATTGTTATTATGTTTATTCCCACTAGATGCCCAACAGGAATATGCAGAATCTTATATTCATATTTCAGCTTCTGTTAGCTTGGCGGAAGCCTTAGATGAGATCGAGAGCCAAACCAATTATTCTTTTATTTATGATGCTCGAGTGATCAATTTATCCGAGAAGTTGCGTAGCCCTTTATCTGGACGTACGGTTTTTGAGATTTTAAATTTATTGTTTAAGGATAGGACGATTGTCTATACAGTTATGAATGACCAGATTATTTTGAGTAAAAAAGAGACAATAATTCAGATACAACAAAAATTGGATGGTAAGATAAAAGGTATCGTGACTGATCACGAAGGAGAGCCTATTGCCTGCGTGAATGTGGTGGAGAAGGGAACAAAGAACGGTACGATTACGGATGTGGATGGTCGTTTTGTCTTGGAGCTTCCTAAGGAGACTACTTTAGTTTTTTCTTATATTGGTTATCGTTCACGAGAAATTGAGTATGAGGGGCAATTATTTTTGAATGTTCAGCTGGAAGATGATACTCGGATTCTAGACGAGGTGGTTGTTACGGCTCTTGGTATCGAAAAAAAGGGATCTTCTTTACCTTATGTCACTCAATTGATCTCTGGAGAGGAATTAGTAAGGACCAAGGATTTTAATTTTATGAGTACGCTTTCGGGAAAGATGGCAGGTCTTCAGATAAATCGGACTTCCGCTGGTCTGGCTAGCTCTTCTCGAGTGATTATTCGAGGAAGTCGTTCTGTATCCGGAAATAATCAACCTTTGTATGTAATGGATGGTGTCCCTATCTTGTGTGTTAGCAGTGAGCAAACCTCGACGGCGATTGGAGGTGCAGCTGATGCCGGTAATCGAGATGCGGGAGATAATATCTCTAATTTAAATCCCGATGATATAGAGAGTTTGAGTGTCTTGAAAGGGGCTTCGGCCTCTGCGTTGTATGGGGGACAAGCGGCGAACGGTGTGATCTTGATCAAAACGAAAAAAGGTAAGGCCGGGGTACGGAATATTCATTTCTCCTCGTCGCTGACTGTCGATCAAGCGATCAGTCTCCCCAAGTTTCAGAATGAGTTTGGACGGCTGGAAGGGGCGGAAACTTGTTGGGGAGACCGGGCTTCTCTTCCGGTCTATGACCCTGTCGGCGATTTTTTCCGGACGGGTATTACCGCTATTAACTCATTGATATTTACGGCAGGGAATAGCCATGTGCAAAATTATTTCTCGTATGCCAATACGACCGCACGGGGCATTGTTCCTAAGAATAATTTAAGCAAGCATAATTTTAATCTCCGTGAAAGTTCTTCTTTCTTTGATGATCGTTTGATCTTGGAGGGGCAGGCAAACTTGATACTCCAAACAATCAAAGGGAAACCTACGGTCGGGGGATTTTATATGAACCCGTTACAAGGTTTATACACGTTTCCTAGAGGGATGGATATGGCGCCTTATAAGGAGAACTTTGAGGTATATAACGAGAAACGGAATATGAACGTCCAGAACTGGTATACTACGATTACTGATTTTGAGCAAAATCCTTATTGGTTGGTCAACCGTACGGAAAACGAGGATAAACGTGCCCGTGTGTTGGCGTTGGCTTCCGCTAGTTTCAAGGTGACAGATTGGCTTACGTTACAGGGCCGTGGAAATATCGATTATGTGAATGATAAGTATCAGCAGGAAATATACGCTTCTACCTCTCCGGGTATCGCCGGTGAGAACGGGCGTTACATTTATTACACCTGCCAGACTACGTTGCTCTATGGGGATTTGATGGCCAAATTGAATAAAAGCTGGGATGATTTCTCCTTGAACGCCGCTATCGGTACGAGCATAACGGACACACGCACCAGTGCGTTGAGGCTGGATTCGAAAACGGCTTCCTTGTATTATCCGAATGTCTTTACGATTGCTAATATTAACATGTCGTCCAGTGCCTACATCGAGGAGTTGGATGACGCACGCCGGCAAATGCAATCCTTTTTTGCTATGGCGCAGTTGGGATATAAGGAAAGCCTTTACTTAGATGTGACCGCACGTAATGACTGGTCATCTACCCTTGCGTTTACGGAACGTAAATCAAGAGGTTTTTTCTATCCTTCAGTCGGTCTTTCTTGGATTATCCCTAAATCCTTCTCGATGCCTTCCTTGATATCTTTTGGGAAAGTACGGGCTTCTTGGAGTAAGGTGGGTAATGATATACCTTTATTCGTTAGCAATACGGTAGGCCATATCGCAGCGGGCGGGATTCCCCAGCCGAATGATACGGCTCCGTTCGGTACCTTGAAGCCGGAGATGAGCAGCTCTTTTGAGATAGGTACTGAATGGAAATTCTTTGATTATCGTATGGACGTGGATCTTACGTTTTATAAGACCAACACGAAAGAGCAACTCTTTTCTTTGCCTTCTTCCGCTGGAGCCGCTTACAAGTATTATTTTGTGAATGCGGGAAATATACAGAATATGGGAGTAGAATTGACGCTAGGTGCGGTTCCCATATTAACGAACCAGTTTAAATGGAATACGACACTCAACTTTTCTCGGAATAAAAATGAGGTAAAAAAACTGCACGATGATTTGGCTAGCTTTATTCAAGGAAACGAAGGGTTCTCTTCTAGCTATGCGATGCGTTTGGTGGAAGGTGGTTCGTTTGGCGATATCTATGGGAAAGCTTTTGAGCGGGATAAATATGGTGCGATCGTGTATGGCCGGGACGGTTTGCCCCAAGAGATCGGTAGCGGGAATACGGTTAAGGTGGGGAATTGCAATCCGGCGTTCCTATTGGGTTGGGGGAATAGTTTCACGTATAAGGATTTCTCATACTATTTCCTGATAGACGGGCATTTTGGGGGAGAGGTATTGGCCCAGACGCAGGCTGTGCTTGACCAAATAGGAGTGAGTAAGGTTTCTGGAGAGGCCCGTACGATGGGGTATGTGGATTTGGAAGGGCATCATATTTATAACATAAAAGGATTTTATGAGCAGGTGGGAGGACGAAACGGCGTGACCGAATATTATATGTACAATGCTACCAATATCCGTTTGCGAGAGTTATCTTTGGGATATACGCTACCGAAGAGATTGTTGGGAAGAAAACAATTTGTTAAAAAGGCGGAACTGTCTTTTGTCGCCCGGAATCTATTCTTTATTTATAAAAAGGCTCCATTTGATCCGGATGCCATACTTTCGGTGAGTAATAGTAATCAAGGGATCGATATATTCGGGATACCGACTACGAGAAGTGTTGGCTTTAATGTGAAACTTTCATTCTAA
- a CDS encoding SusD/RagB family nutrient-binding outer membrane lipoprotein: MKTRFLNEMASLLVVLLLFSCTGKFEEYNTDSTGFTDEQKTYDYNTFGVWLKVVQMGIYFNYDWGNGKNWHFQTMQNLNADMFSGYMHDFKPFNAGLGNTVYNLQDGWNGTMWDNTYGYIMTEIKQTEDHSRDKYPAFYAIAKILKVEVMHRISDYYGPIVYTKFGESDAGVMPDSQKDAYYAFFRDLGEAIHLLSEYDGEETFSRFDMIMPENYRTFGEWMRFANSLRLRLAVRIAMADPDKARDEAHKSLTHPAGLLEEAYEVVAVSTAGTGYSNPLGEINKAWGEVFMNANMESILKGYKDPRLSCYFEPATGQGYSGEYRGIRQGTGFNHSRYSEHSRSTITQKTDAILMTPAEVWFLRAEAALRGWSGEDAGTCYEQGVRSSFNQWRVGEANTYLRSDLVAADFVDTFTPEYSAKALCLVSPAWDEEASRETKLEKIITQKWIACYPEGCEAWAEQRRTGYPRLFPVLVNKSNGKIDTRTMIRRLNFPVSIISGNPAQYSALCEYLGGPDTGGTRLWWDTGVNFRD; encoded by the coding sequence ATGAAGACAAGATTTCTGAATGAAATGGCAAGTCTGTTGGTCGTATTACTCCTTTTTTCTTGTACGGGTAAATTCGAGGAGTATAATACCGATAGTACGGGGTTTACTGACGAGCAGAAAACGTATGATTATAATACGTTCGGTGTCTGGTTAAAAGTAGTCCAGATGGGGATTTATTTTAATTATGATTGGGGGAATGGTAAGAACTGGCATTTCCAAACGATGCAAAATCTGAATGCGGATATGTTTTCCGGTTATATGCATGATTTTAAACCCTTCAACGCCGGATTGGGAAATACGGTCTATAATTTGCAGGATGGCTGGAATGGCACGATGTGGGATAATACGTATGGATATATCATGACGGAGATAAAGCAGACGGAAGATCATTCCCGTGATAAATATCCGGCTTTCTATGCGATCGCTAAAATACTGAAAGTAGAGGTCATGCATCGGATCTCGGATTATTATGGCCCGATCGTGTATACGAAGTTCGGGGAGTCGGATGCCGGGGTAATGCCGGATTCCCAGAAAGACGCTTATTATGCTTTTTTCCGGGATTTGGGGGAGGCTATTCACTTGCTGTCTGAATATGATGGAGAGGAAACCTTTTCTCGTTTCGATATGATTATGCCGGAGAATTACAGGACGTTTGGGGAATGGATGCGTTTCGCCAACTCATTACGTTTGCGCTTGGCGGTTCGTATCGCTATGGCCGACCCTGATAAGGCAAGGGATGAGGCGCATAAGTCGCTGACACATCCAGCCGGTTTGCTGGAGGAGGCTTATGAGGTCGTCGCGGTTTCTACCGCCGGAACCGGCTACTCGAATCCGCTAGGGGAGATCAATAAGGCGTGGGGAGAGGTTTTTATGAACGCTAATATGGAATCGATCCTTAAAGGATATAAAGACCCTCGGTTATCCTGTTATTTTGAGCCTGCTACCGGACAGGGATATTCCGGGGAGTACCGGGGAATCCGGCAAGGGACAGGATTTAATCATTCCCGCTATAGTGAGCATTCGAGAAGCACGATTACCCAGAAAACGGACGCTATATTAATGACGCCCGCGGAAGTTTGGTTCTTACGTGCGGAGGCAGCCTTGAGAGGCTGGTCCGGGGAGGATGCCGGGACTTGCTATGAGCAAGGCGTACGATCATCGTTCAATCAATGGAGGGTAGGAGAGGCCAATACTTATTTGCGGAGTGATCTTGTAGCCGCCGATTTCGTGGATACGTTTACTCCCGAATATTCGGCGAAGGCGCTTTGCTTGGTGTCTCCGGCATGGGATGAAGAAGCCTCTAGGGAGACCAAGCTGGAGAAGATCATTACCCAAAAATGGATCGCTTGTTACCCCGAGGGCTGTGAGGCTTGGGCGGAGCAGAGGCGTACCGGTTATCCCCGTTTGTTCCCGGTTTTGGTGAATAAAAGCAATGGAAAGATCGATACGCGAACGATGATTCGTCGTTTGAATTTCCCGGTTAGCATTATTTCCGGTAACCCGGCTCAATATTCCGCCTTGTGTGAGTATCTGGGAGGTCCGGATACCGGAGGTACTCGCTTATGGTGGGATACTGGAGTGAATTTTCGTGATTAG
- the nikR gene encoding nickel-responsive transcriptional regulator NikR produces MSLKRFGVSLEDNLLESLDQYVNENGFANRSQAIRFLIEKNVAERKWQCNHIVAGTIVIMYDQVKKEISLKITGIQQNYKDVILSSSQYYINQNFCLHIVTVMGTAHRLTELSDKLTTIKGIKHGKLVMSRAD; encoded by the coding sequence ATGTCTTTAAAACGTTTCGGTGTCTCTTTGGAAGACAATCTGTTGGAATCATTGGATCAATATGTGAATGAGAATGGCTTCGCCAATCGTTCGCAGGCGATTCGTTTTCTGATAGAGAAGAATGTAGCCGAACGTAAATGGCAATGCAACCATATCGTAGCCGGGACGATCGTGATTATGTATGACCAAGTCAAGAAAGAGATCTCTTTGAAGATCACGGGTATCCAACAAAATTATAAGGATGTGATCTTGTCGTCTTCCCAGTATTATATCAATCAGAATTTTTGCTTGCATATAGTGACGGTGATGGGAACGGCCCACCGCTTGACGGAATTGTCGGATAAGTTGACGACAATCAAAGGCATTAAGCATGGTAAGTTGGTGATGAGCCGGGCGGATTAA